From one Humulus lupulus chromosome 8, drHumLupu1.1, whole genome shotgun sequence genomic stretch:
- the LOC133798448 gene encoding uncharacterized protein LOC133798448, translating into MEVRDLLKDKKFWVASFLIAWAAGLQGHMMWLQRQDSFKQKFGNPSEDNDEAGK; encoded by the exons ATGGAAGTGAGGGATCTGCTGAAGGACAAAAAGTTCTGGGTCGCGTCCTTCCTCATTGCCTGGGCAGCTGGTCTCCAG GGGCACATGATGTGGCTGCAAAGACAGGACTCGTTCAAGCAAAAGTTTGGGAATCCCAGCGAGGACAATGATGAAGCTGGTAAATAA